The following proteins are encoded in a genomic region of Lutra lutra chromosome 16, mLutLut1.2, whole genome shotgun sequence:
- the SDF2 gene encoding stromal cell-derived factor 2, producing the protein MVVVSLLLLGGLWSAVGASNLAVVTCGSVVKLLNTRHNVRLHSHDVRYGSGSGQQSVTGVTSVDDSNSYWRIRGKTATVCERGTPIKCGQPIRLTHVNTGRNLHSHHFTSPLSGNQEVSAFGEEGEGDYLDDWTVLCNGPYWVRDGEVRFKHSSTEVLLSVTGEQYGRPISGQKEVHGMAQPSQNNYWKAMEGIFMKPSELLKAEAHHAEL; encoded by the exons ATGGTTGTGGTGTCGCTACTGTTGTTGGGGGGTTTGTGGAGTGCTGTGGGAGCGTCCAATCTGGCTGTCGTTACATGCGGCTCGGTGGTGAAGCTACTCAATACGCGCCACAACGTGAGACTGCACTCACACGACGTGCGCTATGGGTCAG GCAGTGGGCAGCAGTCAGTGACAGGTGTAACCTCTGTGGACGACAGCAATAGTTACTGGAGGATACGGGGGAAGACTGCTACAGTGTGTGAGAGGGGAACCCCCATCAAATGTGGCCAACCCATCCGGCTGACACATGTCAACACTGGCCGGAACCTCCATAGTCACCACTTCACCTCACCTCTTTCTGGAAACCAG GAAGTGAGTGCTTTTGGTGAGGAAGGTGAAGGCGATTATCTAGATGACTGGACGGTGCTCTGTAACGGGCCCTACTGGGTGAGGGATGGTGAGGTGCGGTTCAAGCATTCTTCCACTGAAGTTCTGCTTTCTGTCACGGGAGAACAATATGGCCGACCCATTAGTGGGCAAAAGGAGGTACATGGCATGGCCCAGCCGAGCCAGAACAACTACTGGAAAGCCATGGAAGGCATCTTCATGAAACCCAGTGAGTTGTTAAAGGCAGAAGCTCATCATGCAGAGCTATGA